Proteins from a genomic interval of Stenotrophomonas sp. WZN-1:
- a CDS encoding DUF3297 family protein, protein MSDTPPDHLAINPASPFHDAQALERGVGVRFNDVERDNVEEYSVSEGWIRVQAGKARDRRGNPMTIKVKGKVEVYFLETKPE, encoded by the coding sequence ATGAGCGATACCCCTCCCGACCACCTGGCGATCAACCCGGCCAGCCCCTTCCATGATGCGCAGGCGCTGGAGCGCGGCGTCGGCGTGCGTTTCAACGACGTCGAGCGCGACAACGTCGAGGAATACTCGGTCAGCGAAGGCTGGATCCGGGTGCAGGCCGGCAAGGCCCGCGACCGCCGCGGCAACCCGATGACCATCAAGGTCAAGGGCAAGGTCGAGGTGTATTTCCTGGAAACGAAGCCGGAATAA
- the msrB gene encoding peptide-methionine (R)-S-oxide reductase MsrB encodes MTAFDLTPPTATQTEALIAGLSSEERRVLLQHGTEAPFCGVFLDNKREGVYCCRLCALPLFRSSTKFDSGTGWPSFFAPFDPAHVREIRDTSHGMVRTEITCARCGSHLGHVFPDGPPPTYERHCLNSVSLSFTGNGEPWPDPLQRGGAESGVAG; translated from the coding sequence ATGACTGCCTTCGACCTGACGCCCCCCACCGCCACCCAGACCGAGGCGCTGATCGCCGGCCTCAGCAGCGAAGAGCGCCGCGTGCTGCTGCAGCACGGTACCGAAGCGCCGTTCTGCGGGGTGTTCCTGGACAACAAGCGCGAGGGCGTCTACTGCTGCCGGCTGTGCGCGCTGCCGCTGTTCCGCTCCAGCACCAAGTTCGATTCCGGCACCGGCTGGCCCAGCTTCTTCGCGCCGTTCGACCCGGCGCACGTGCGCGAGATCCGCGATACCAGCCATGGCATGGTGCGCACCGAGATCACCTGCGCGCGCTGCGGCAGCCACCTGGGCCACGTGTTCCCGGACGGTCCGCCGCCCACCTACGAGCGCCACTGCCTGAACTCCGTCTCACTTTCGTTCACCGGCAATGGCGAGCCCTGGCCCGACCCGTTGCAGCGTGGCGGCGCAGAAAGCGGCGTGGCGGGCTGA
- a CDS encoding lana protein → MSFVHWIAIMKNQQNRHPGKEPQGRNSQQQQQQQQQQMEPQQPHKGGKQQEQRSQKHPQQR, encoded by the coding sequence ATGTCCTTCGTCCACTGGATTGCGATCATGAAAAACCAGCAGAACCGTCATCCCGGCAAGGAACCGCAGGGCCGCAACTCGCAACAGCAGCAACAGCAGCAACAGCAACAGATGGAGCCGCAGCAGCCGCACAAGGGTGGCAAGCAGCAGGAGCAGCGCTCGCAGAAGCACCCGCAGCAGCGCTGA
- the alr gene encoding alanine racemase — MRPARALIDLGALRSNYRLARELGGGKALAIIKADAYGHGAVRCAQALEGEADGFGVATIEEALELRQAGIRAPILLLEGIFEPSDMALVAEHDFWFAVGSPWQLDALVAFDSPRPLTVWLKLDSGMHRLGLDVDSFRAAHARLSALPQVERIVLMTHLARADELDSERTHEQAATFARAIDGLHGETSVCNSPALLGWPDVRSDWVRPGLMLYGANPLPDNTALTERLRPVMTMQSRVIAERWIEAGEPVGYGARFVAKARTRVGVVALGYADGYPQFAPNGTPVLIDGQPGGLIGRVSMDMLTVDLTAHAQAGIGSVVELWGSAPTLSELAPRCGVSAYQLPCAVKRVARVYQD, encoded by the coding sequence ATGCGTCCTGCCCGCGCGCTGATCGATCTGGGCGCCCTGCGCAGCAACTACCGGCTCGCCCGTGAACTGGGCGGTGGCAAGGCGCTGGCGATCATCAAGGCCGATGCCTATGGCCATGGCGCGGTGCGTTGTGCACAGGCGCTGGAAGGCGAGGCCGATGGATTCGGCGTGGCCACCATCGAAGAGGCACTGGAGCTGCGCCAGGCCGGCATCCGTGCGCCTATCCTGCTGCTGGAAGGCATCTTCGAACCCAGTGACATGGCGCTGGTGGCCGAACACGATTTCTGGTTCGCGGTGGGCTCGCCGTGGCAGCTGGACGCGCTGGTCGCGTTCGACAGCCCCCGCCCGCTGACGGTGTGGCTGAAGCTGGACAGCGGCATGCATCGCCTCGGCCTGGACGTGGACAGCTTCCGCGCGGCGCATGCACGCCTGTCTGCGCTGCCGCAGGTCGAGCGCATCGTGCTGATGACCCACCTGGCGCGCGCCGACGAGCTGGACAGCGAACGCACGCACGAGCAGGCGGCGACCTTCGCGCGGGCCATCGACGGCCTGCACGGCGAGACCAGCGTGTGCAACTCGCCGGCACTGCTGGGCTGGCCGGATGTGCGCAGCGACTGGGTCCGCCCGGGCCTGATGCTGTACGGCGCCAACCCGCTGCCGGACAACACCGCGTTGACCGAGCGCCTGCGCCCGGTGATGACGATGCAGTCCAGGGTGATCGCCGAGCGCTGGATCGAGGCCGGTGAGCCGGTGGGCTATGGCGCCCGCTTCGTGGCCAAGGCGCGCACCCGCGTGGGCGTGGTCGCGCTCGGCTATGCAGACGGGTATCCGCAGTTCGCGCCGAATGGCACCCCGGTGCTGATCGACGGCCAGCCGGGTGGACTGATCGGGCGCGTGTCGATGGACATGTTGACCGTGGACCTGACCGCGCATGCGCAGGCCGGCATCGGCAGTGTGGTGGAACTGTGGGGTTCTGCGCCGACGCTGTCGGAACTGGCGCCGCGCTGTGGCGTGAGCGCCTACCAGTTGCCGTGCGCGGTCAAGCGCGTGGCACGCGTGTATCAGGATTGA
- a CDS encoding Na+/H+ antiporter: MHTIEVVLAMLVAVVASGYLVRVLPFSLPLPLVQIGLGAVIAGVFNRGHALEPEVFFLLFLPPLLFLDGWRIPKQGLFRDKGAILELAFGLVVFTVIGAGLLIHWMIPVMPLAVCFALAAIVSPTDPVAVGAIASKAPIPKRLMHILEGESLLNDASGLVCFRFAVAAVMTGSFSLATASLTFLWVAVAGLAVGVAVTLGVSTFQRWLWRRFGEEPGAAMLVNLLIPFAAYLLAEEIHASGILAAVAAGIAMSYVELTGRVSGSMRVQRAGVWNMLQFSFNGIMFVLLGEQLPGIVERATTTMNESGHQSAWWLVVYVVVINLALITLRLLWVWLSLRWNLLRARRRGLERGEAPNWRIVVATSVAGVRGAITLAGVLTLPLFLPDGSAFPARDLVIFLAAAVILFSLIGASVALPQLLKGLQLPADSGERKEEDLARKLSSKAALAGVERMRQQLVMNQNTENVQLYNDAASRVSLLYQRHLEKDNDGPDVDPEKVRRMELGYRQLRSAGLNAEREELFRLTRRGVISDEISRRLIRNLDLLESRKRE; encoded by the coding sequence ATGCATACCATTGAAGTCGTCCTGGCGATGCTGGTGGCCGTTGTCGCCAGCGGCTACCTGGTTCGCGTCCTCCCGTTCTCGTTGCCGCTGCCGCTGGTGCAGATCGGCCTGGGCGCGGTGATCGCCGGCGTGTTCAACCGCGGCCATGCGCTGGAGCCGGAGGTGTTCTTCCTGTTGTTCCTGCCACCGCTGCTGTTCCTCGATGGCTGGCGCATCCCCAAGCAGGGCCTGTTCCGCGACAAGGGCGCGATCCTCGAACTGGCGTTCGGCCTTGTGGTGTTCACCGTGATTGGTGCCGGCCTGCTGATCCACTGGATGATTCCGGTGATGCCATTGGCGGTGTGCTTCGCGCTGGCGGCCATCGTGTCGCCGACCGACCCGGTGGCGGTCGGGGCGATCGCCTCCAAGGCACCGATCCCCAAGCGACTGATGCACATCCTGGAAGGCGAGTCGCTGCTCAACGATGCGTCCGGCCTGGTCTGCTTCCGTTTCGCGGTGGCGGCGGTGATGACCGGCTCCTTCTCGCTGGCCACGGCCTCGCTGACCTTCCTGTGGGTGGCAGTGGCCGGCCTTGCCGTGGGCGTGGCGGTCACCCTTGGCGTATCCACCTTCCAGCGCTGGTTGTGGCGCCGCTTCGGCGAAGAGCCGGGTGCCGCGATGCTGGTCAACCTGCTGATCCCGTTCGCGGCCTATCTGCTGGCCGAAGAAATCCATGCCTCGGGCATCCTCGCCGCAGTCGCTGCCGGTATCGCGATGAGCTACGTCGAGCTGACCGGCCGTGTCTCCGGCAGCATGCGCGTGCAGCGTGCGGGAGTCTGGAACATGCTGCAGTTCAGCTTCAACGGCATCATGTTCGTGCTGCTGGGCGAGCAGCTGCCGGGCATCGTCGAACGCGCCACCACCACCATGAACGAGTCCGGCCATCAGAGTGCGTGGTGGCTGGTGGTGTACGTGGTGGTGATCAACCTGGCGTTGATCACCTTGCGCCTGCTGTGGGTATGGCTGTCGCTGCGCTGGAACCTGCTGCGCGCGCGCCGCCGTGGCCTGGAGCGGGGCGAGGCGCCGAACTGGCGCATCGTGGTGGCGACCTCGGTGGCCGGCGTGCGCGGTGCGATCACCCTGGCCGGTGTGTTGACCCTGCCGCTGTTCCTGCCCGATGGCAGTGCGTTCCCGGCGCGCGACCTGGTGATCTTCCTGGCCGCGGCGGTGATCCTGTTCTCGCTGATCGGCGCCAGCGTGGCGTTGCCGCAGCTGCTGAAGGGCCTGCAGCTGCCGGCCGATTCGGGCGAGCGCAAGGAAGAGGACCTGGCACGCAAGTTGTCCTCCAAGGCGGCGCTGGCCGGGGTCGAACGCATGCGACAGCAGCTGGTGATGAACCAGAACACCGAGAACGTGCAGCTGTACAACGATGCTGCCTCGCGGGTGAGCCTGCTGTACCAGCGGCACCTGGAGAAGGACAACGACGGGCCCGACGTGGACCCGGAGAAAGTGCGGCGCATGGAGCTGGGTTACCGCCAGCTGCGCAGCGCGGGCCTGAATGCCGAGCGCGAGGAACTGTTCCGGCTGACCCGGCGTGGGGTGATCTCCGACGAGATCTCGCGGCGCCTGATCCGCAACCTGGACCTGCTGGAATCGCGCAAGCGCGAATGA
- a CDS encoding class III extradiol ring-cleavage dioxygenase — protein sequence MSRLPSLYISHGSPMTALHPGQVGVRLAELARDLPTPRAIVMASAHWLGRQPLVGAHPQPPTIHDFGGFPRTLFELQYPAPGDPALAEEVAGRLAAAGLPVALDPQRGLDHGAWVPLRLLRPQADIPVVPVSIQPLLGPEHQFALGRALAPLREQGVLLVGSGSITHNLHDWGDYQDGKEAPYVRPFIEWVEQRLAADDRQALLDYRRQAPFAERAHPTDEHLLPLFFAMGAAGEGGFGARRIDAGIDAGFLAMDLYRFDGA from the coding sequence ATGTCCCGCCTGCCTTCGCTGTACATCTCCCATGGTTCGCCGATGACCGCCCTGCATCCGGGCCAGGTCGGCGTGCGCCTGGCCGAGCTGGCGCGCGACCTGCCGACGCCGCGCGCCATCGTGATGGCCTCGGCGCACTGGCTGGGCCGGCAGCCGCTGGTCGGCGCGCATCCGCAGCCGCCGACCATCCACGACTTCGGCGGCTTCCCGCGTACGCTGTTCGAACTGCAGTATCCGGCGCCGGGCGATCCGGCGCTGGCCGAAGAGGTGGCCGGCCGCCTCGCCGCCGCTGGCCTGCCGGTGGCACTCGACCCGCAGCGTGGCCTCGACCACGGTGCCTGGGTGCCGCTGCGGCTGCTGCGCCCGCAGGCCGACATCCCGGTGGTGCCGGTGTCGATCCAGCCGCTGCTCGGCCCCGAGCACCAGTTCGCGCTCGGCCGCGCGCTGGCACCGCTGCGCGAGCAGGGCGTGCTGCTGGTCGGCTCGGGCAGCATCACCCACAACCTGCACGACTGGGGCGACTACCAGGACGGCAAGGAAGCGCCGTACGTGCGGCCCTTCATCGAGTGGGTAGAGCAGCGCCTGGCCGCCGATGACCGCCAGGCCCTGCTTGATTACCGCCGGCAGGCGCCCTTCGCCGAACGCGCGCACCCGACCGACGAGCACCTGCTGCCGCTGTTCTTCGCGATGGGCGCGGCCGGTGAGGGCGGATTTGGTGCCCGCCGCATCGACGCCGGCATCGATGCCGGATTCCTTGCCATGGATCTGTACCGCTTCGACGGGGCATGA
- the motB gene encoding flagellar motor protein MotB gives MAETKPTVIVRRVKKAGHAAHHGGSWKVAYADFVTAMMAFFLVLWLMATTNKNDRAAISEYFRNPSPLSGQNATPAPGMAGPGGASTSMIKLGGATDISRGNSNDPFQNQKEAVPQPVDQQQRDKQQLEALMKELQEAISRSQALEPFKDQLLLDLTPEGLRIQIVDKQNRPMFDLGSATLKPYTQQILHELANYLNHVPNRISLTGHTDITAYSAARGYGNWELSADRANAARRALVDGGLEDSKITRVVGLSSSVLFDKADPQNPINRRISIVVMTQAAEAAALAGAGPQVGLSAPTADPDVQAAQGPAK, from the coding sequence ATGGCCGAGACCAAGCCCACCGTCATCGTCCGCCGGGTCAAGAAGGCCGGCCACGCCGCCCATCATGGCGGTTCGTGGAAGGTGGCCTATGCCGACTTCGTGACCGCGATGATGGCGTTCTTCCTGGTGCTGTGGCTGATGGCCACCACCAACAAGAACGACCGTGCGGCCATTTCCGAGTACTTCCGCAACCCCAGCCCGCTGAGCGGGCAGAATGCCACGCCGGCGCCCGGCATGGCCGGCCCGGGCGGCGCCAGCACCTCGATGATCAAGCTGGGTGGCGCCACCGACATCTCGCGGGGCAACAGCAACGATCCGTTCCAGAACCAGAAGGAAGCAGTGCCGCAGCCGGTGGACCAGCAGCAGCGCGACAAGCAGCAGCTGGAAGCGCTGATGAAGGAACTGCAGGAAGCGATCAGCAGGAGCCAGGCACTGGAGCCGTTCAAGGACCAGCTGCTGCTGGACCTGACCCCGGAAGGCCTGCGCATCCAGATCGTGGACAAGCAGAACCGGCCGATGTTCGACCTCGGCAGTGCCACGCTGAAGCCCTATACGCAGCAGATCCTGCACGAGCTGGCCAACTACCTGAACCACGTGCCGAACCGGATCAGCCTGACCGGCCACACCGACATCACCGCCTATTCCGCCGCGCGCGGCTACGGCAACTGGGAACTGAGCGCCGATCGTGCCAACGCCGCACGGCGCGCACTGGTGGACGGTGGCCTGGAGGACAGCAAGATCACTCGCGTGGTCGGCCTGTCTTCGTCGGTGCTGTTCGACAAGGCCGACCCGCAGAACCCGATCAACCGCCGCATCAGCATCGTGGTGATGACCCAGGCCGCCGAAGCGGCCGCCCTGGCCGGTGCTGGCCCGCAGGTGGGGCTGTCGGCCCCCACTGCCGACCCGGACGTGCAGGCCGCGCAGGGCCCGGCAAAGTAA
- a CDS encoding Lrp/AsnC ligand binding domain-containing protein — translation MATRTRELDKIDRKILRILQAEGRISFTELGERVGLSTTPCTERVRRLEREAVITGYHAHLDPAAVKASLLVFVEISLAYKSGDIFEEFRRAALKLPNVLECHLVSGDFDYLLKARISEMASYRKLLGSTLLTLPHVRESKSYIVMEEVKETLSLPIPD, via the coding sequence ATGGCCACCCGTACCCGCGAACTGGACAAGATCGACCGCAAGATCCTGCGCATCCTGCAGGCCGAGGGCCGTATTTCCTTCACCGAACTGGGCGAGCGGGTCGGCCTGTCGACCACCCCGTGCACCGAGCGCGTGCGCCGGCTCGAGCGCGAAGCGGTGATCACCGGCTACCACGCCCACCTGGACCCGGCGGCGGTGAAGGCCAGCCTGCTGGTATTCGTGGAGATCAGCCTGGCCTACAAGTCCGGTGACATCTTCGAGGAGTTCCGGCGCGCCGCGCTGAAGCTGCCCAACGTGCTGGAGTGCCACCTGGTCTCGGGCGACTTCGATTACCTGCTGAAGGCGCGGATCAGCGAGATGGCCTCCTACCGCAAGCTGCTCGGCAGCACCCTGCTGACCCTGCCGCATGTGCGTGAATCGAAGAGCTACATCGTGATGGAAGAGGTGAAGGAGACGCTGAGCCTGCCGATTCCGGATTGA
- a CDS encoding classical arabinogalactan protein 4, giving the protein MKPTLPLLLMALLPTLALAQVPAADPTATRSATTVAPAPVVPPPQPARPQPQVLPSPQPAQPIRSTGPARIAPAPAPKPVDKVYDRNGRIVPGVRPAGPNRVFDSRTGRYYDSVPAGDGQQIKR; this is encoded by the coding sequence ATGAAACCGACCCTTCCCCTGCTGTTGATGGCCCTGTTGCCCACGTTGGCGCTGGCCCAGGTGCCTGCCGCCGACCCGACCGCCACGCGCAGTGCGACCACCGTGGCACCGGCGCCGGTGGTACCGCCGCCACAGCCTGCCCGCCCGCAGCCGCAGGTGCTGCCGTCGCCGCAGCCGGCGCAGCCGATCAGGTCCACCGGTCCTGCCCGGATTGCACCCGCCCCGGCGCCGAAGCCGGTCGACAAGGTCTATGACCGCAATGGCCGCATCGTGCCTGGTGTGCGCCCGGCTGGCCCGAACCGCGTGTTCGATTCGCGCACCGGCCGCTATTACGACAGCGTGCCGGCCGGCGATGGCCAGCAGATCAAGCGCTGA
- a CDS encoding D-amino acid dehydrogenase — protein sequence MRVLVLGSGVIGTTSAWYLRQAGFEVTVIDRQPGPALETSFANAGQLSFGYTSPWAAPGVPKKAIGWLFEKHAPLAIKPGMDLAQYRWLWQMLRNCTHERYAINKARMVRMSEYSRDCLNELRAQIGIEFEGRDLGTTQLFRTQQQLDASAQDIEILAQYGVPYEVLDRAGIIQAEPALAHVDGLVGALRLPRDQTGDCQLFTRRLAQMCVDAGVEFRFDQDITGLVSDGERITGVHVNGALETADRFVVALGSYSPALVAPLGMRLPVYPLKGYSLTLPITDPAMAPTSTILDESYKVAVTRFDDRIRVGGMAEVAGFDLSLSQRRRETLELVVSDLYPKGGDLSRAQFWTGLRPATPDGTPVIGATPFRNLYLNTGHGTLGWTMACGSGRYLADLMSARQPQISTEGLDIFRYGQYGHAPQHENRTCVLPAR from the coding sequence ATGCGAGTCCTAGTTCTCGGCAGCGGCGTGATCGGCACCACCAGTGCCTGGTACCTGCGACAGGCCGGGTTTGAAGTCACGGTCATCGACCGCCAACCCGGCCCGGCGCTGGAGACCAGCTTCGCCAATGCCGGCCAGCTGTCGTTCGGCTACACCTCGCCGTGGGCAGCCCCGGGCGTGCCGAAGAAGGCCATCGGCTGGCTGTTCGAGAAGCACGCGCCGCTGGCGATCAAGCCGGGCATGGACCTGGCCCAGTACCGCTGGCTGTGGCAGATGCTGCGCAACTGCACCCACGAGCGCTACGCGATCAACAAGGCGCGCATGGTGCGCATGTCCGAGTACAGCCGCGATTGCCTGAACGAGTTGCGTGCGCAGATCGGCATCGAGTTCGAAGGCCGCGACCTGGGTACCACCCAGCTGTTCCGTACCCAGCAGCAGCTGGATGCCTCGGCGCAGGACATCGAGATCCTGGCCCAGTACGGCGTGCCGTACGAAGTGCTGGACCGCGCCGGCATCATCCAGGCCGAACCGGCCCTGGCCCATGTCGATGGCCTGGTCGGCGCGCTGCGCCTGCCGCGTGACCAGACCGGCGACTGCCAGCTGTTCACCCGCCGCCTGGCGCAGATGTGCGTGGATGCCGGCGTCGAATTCCGCTTCGACCAGGACATCACCGGCCTGGTCTCCGATGGCGAGCGCATCACGGGCGTGCACGTCAACGGCGCCCTGGAAACCGCGGACCGCTTCGTGGTCGCGCTCGGCAGCTACTCGCCGGCGCTGGTCGCACCGCTGGGCATGCGCCTGCCGGTGTATCCGCTGAAGGGGTATTCGCTGACCCTGCCGATCACCGACCCGGCGATGGCGCCGACCTCGACCATCCTCGACGAGAGCTACAAGGTGGCGGTGACCCGCTTCGACGACCGCATCCGCGTCGGTGGCATGGCCGAAGTGGCCGGCTTCGACCTGTCGCTGTCGCAGCGCCGTCGCGAGACCCTGGAACTGGTGGTCAGCGACCTCTACCCGAAGGGCGGCGACCTGTCGCGCGCGCAGTTCTGGACCGGCCTGCGCCCGGCCACGCCGGACGGCACGCCGGTGATCGGCGCCACGCCGTTCCGCAACCTGTACCTCAACACCGGCCACGGCACCCTGGGCTGGACCATGGCCTGCGGCTCCGGTCGTTACCTGGCCGACCTGATGAGCGCGCGCCAGCCGCAGATCAGCACCGAAGGCCTGGATATTTTCCGCTACGGCCAGTACGGTCACGCCCCGCAACATGAGAACCGCACATGCGTCCTGCCCGCGCGCTGA
- a CDS encoding DoxX family protein — MHTTTAPVSPLAPYGATLLRLALGVLFLVHALTKLLVFTPAGTAAFFESLGLPGVLGYLTIGVELVITVALLLGIYARWVGLVGVPLLLGTIVTVHGANGFGFANAGGGWEYPAFWALALVVLFLVGDGKWTLRSR; from the coding sequence ATGCACACCACGACCGCTCCTGTTTCGCCGCTGGCCCCGTACGGCGCCACCCTGCTGCGCCTGGCCCTGGGCGTGCTGTTCCTGGTCCATGCGCTGACCAAGCTGCTGGTATTCACCCCGGCCGGTACGGCGGCGTTCTTCGAGTCGCTGGGCCTGCCCGGCGTGCTCGGCTACCTCACCATCGGCGTCGAGCTGGTGATCACCGTCGCGCTCCTGCTGGGCATCTACGCGCGCTGGGTGGGCCTGGTCGGCGTGCCGTTGCTGCTGGGCACCATCGTCACCGTGCATGGTGCCAACGGCTTCGGTTTCGCCAATGCCGGCGGCGGCTGGGAATACCCGGCGTTCTGGGCACTGGCGCTGGTGGTGCTGTTCCTGGTCGGCGACGGCAAGTGGACCCTGCGTTCGCGCTGA
- a CDS encoding LysR family transcriptional regulator: MDTLEAMRVFVAVVERNGFSAAAQALDLSTAGVTRQVAALEKRLSTRLLHRTTRRVSPTSAGAAYYAQCVRLLAEFDALEASIGAQALEPSGTLRINAPVSWGIARLGPLLASYRERFPQVELDLALSDRLVDMVEEGYDVAIRITREPGPTLIARRLGESRVSLCAAPAYLAARGTPQTPQELQAHACLSYSYWAAGDHWPLQGPGGEVKVSVSSLLHANNGDVLREAAIAGMGVILQPDFLLEDALADGRLVRVLPEWEASPIGIFAVYTSRSHLAPKVRSFIDHLVDVGV, translated from the coding sequence ATGGACACCCTCGAGGCGATGCGCGTGTTCGTGGCGGTGGTCGAGCGCAATGGCTTCAGCGCCGCCGCCCAGGCCCTGGATCTGTCCACTGCCGGCGTCACCCGCCAGGTCGCCGCGCTGGAAAAGCGCCTGTCCACCCGCCTGCTCCACCGCACCACGCGGCGGGTCAGCCCGACCAGTGCCGGCGCCGCCTACTACGCCCAGTGCGTGCGCCTGCTGGCCGAGTTCGACGCGCTGGAGGCCAGCATCGGTGCGCAGGCGCTGGAGCCTTCCGGCACGCTGCGCATCAACGCACCGGTCAGCTGGGGCATCGCCCGCCTCGGCCCGCTGCTGGCCAGCTACCGCGAACGCTTCCCGCAGGTGGAACTGGACCTGGCCCTGTCCGACCGCCTGGTGGACATGGTCGAGGAAGGCTACGACGTGGCCATCCGCATCACCCGCGAGCCTGGACCCACCCTGATTGCGCGCCGCCTGGGCGAATCGCGGGTGAGCCTGTGCGCCGCGCCGGCCTACCTGGCCGCACGCGGTACGCCACAGACACCGCAGGAACTGCAGGCACACGCGTGCCTGAGCTACAGCTACTGGGCCGCCGGCGACCATTGGCCGCTGCAGGGGCCGGGCGGCGAAGTGAAGGTGTCGGTGAGCAGCCTGCTGCACGCCAACAACGGCGACGTGCTGCGCGAAGCGGCGATCGCCGGCATGGGCGTGATCCTGCAGCCCGACTTCCTGCTGGAAGACGCGCTGGCCGATGGCCGCCTGGTGCGCGTGCTGCCCGAGTGGGAGGCCTCGCCGATCGGCATCTTCGCGGTCTATACCAGCCGCAGCCACCTGGCACCGAAAGTGCGCAGTTTCATCGACCATCTGGTGGACGTCGGGGTGTAA
- the motA gene encoding flagellar motor stator protein MotA encodes MLIIVGFLVVIISVLGGYLGAHGRLGALWQPYELVIIGGAALGAFLVGTPAKTVKQTLQAMVGVFKGPRYKQQDYIDVLSLLYELLNKARREGFMALEDHVERPAESALFGNYPKVQADHHLIDFITDCLRLMIGSNIEPHELEPLLELELEKHHAEAMAPSQVLTKVADGLPGFGIVAAVLGIVITMGSIGGDIVEVGGHVAGALVGTFLGILLGYGFVGPMAAAMEARAEQDSRIYESVKTALLACLRGYNPKIALEFARKTLPSNVRPAFSDFEQHLKTVK; translated from the coding sequence ATGCTCATCATCGTTGGATTCCTGGTCGTCATCATCAGCGTGCTCGGGGGCTACCTCGGGGCCCACGGACGCCTGGGTGCCCTCTGGCAGCCCTACGAACTGGTCATCATCGGCGGTGCCGCACTGGGTGCGTTCCTGGTCGGTACCCCGGCCAAGACGGTCAAGCAGACCCTGCAGGCCATGGTCGGCGTGTTCAAGGGCCCGCGCTACAAGCAGCAGGACTACATCGATGTCCTCAGCCTGCTCTATGAACTGCTCAACAAGGCCCGCCGCGAAGGCTTCATGGCGCTGGAAGACCACGTGGAGCGGCCGGCCGAGAGCGCGCTGTTCGGCAACTACCCCAAGGTGCAGGCCGACCACCACCTGATCGACTTCATCACCGACTGCCTGCGCCTGATGATCGGCAGCAACATCGAGCCGCACGAGCTGGAGCCGCTGCTGGAACTGGAGCTGGAAAAGCACCATGCCGAGGCGATGGCACCGTCGCAGGTGCTGACCAAGGTCGCCGACGGACTGCCCGGTTTCGGCATCGTCGCGGCGGTGCTCGGCATCGTCATCACCATGGGCTCGATCGGCGGCGACATCGTCGAGGTCGGTGGCCACGTGGCCGGCGCGCTGGTCGGCACCTTCCTGGGCATCCTGCTGGGCTACGGTTTCGTCGGCCCGATGGCGGCCGCCATGGAAGCGCGCGCCGAGCAGGACAGCCGCATCTACGAATCGGTCAAGACCGCCCTGCTCGCCTGCCTGCGCGGCTACAACCCGAAGATCGCGCTGGAATTCGCCCGCAAGACGCTGCCGTCGAACGTGCGTCCGGCCTTCTCCGATTTCGAGCAGCACCTGAAGACGGTCAAGTAA
- a CDS encoding DUF4031 domain-containing protein codes for MTVYVDDAVHPWRGQRWAHLMADTLAELHAMAAQLGIPLRAFQNKASGAHYDVTAELRAQAIALGARAISRHTDRGLVKAVIANARAQYRP; via the coding sequence GTGACGGTCTACGTCGATGACGCGGTGCATCCCTGGCGCGGACAGCGCTGGGCGCACCTGATGGCCGACACCCTGGCCGAGCTGCACGCGATGGCGGCGCAGCTCGGCATTCCCCTGCGGGCCTTCCAGAACAAGGCCAGCGGCGCCCACTACGATGTCACTGCCGAGCTGCGCGCACAGGCGATCGCGCTCGGTGCGCGGGCGATTTCCCGTCACACCGACCGCGGGCTGGTCAAAGCCGTGATCGCCAACGCCAGGGCGCAGTACCGGCCGTAG